One genomic window of Bartonella sp. JB63 includes the following:
- the map gene encoding type I methionyl aminopeptidase gives MVSYIEYNKAPLKFNGQIRIFDDYAFSQMRKVGRIAAECLDALTDIIKPGITTQEIDNFVFVFGAKRGALPADLNYHGYSHSCCTSINHVVCHGIPNERPLQEGDIVNVDVTFILNGWHGDSSRMYPIGKIKRAAERLLQITHESLMRGIAAVKPGATTGDIGAAIQHYAESERCSVVRDFCGHGIGQLFHDAPNILHYGKPGEGEELKQGMMFTIEPMINLGKPQIKILSDGWTAVTRDRSLTAQYEHTIGVTNEGCEIFTQSPKNIFYTLNSNA, from the coding sequence ATGGTTAGTTATATTGAATATAATAAAGCTCCCTTAAAATTTAATGGACAAATTCGTATTTTTGATGATTACGCTTTTTCTCAAATGCGTAAAGTGGGTCGTATTGCAGCAGAGTGTCTCGATGCACTTACCGACATTATTAAACCTGGTATTACAACACAAGAAATTGATAATTTTGTTTTTGTTTTTGGAGCTAAGCGAGGTGCTTTGCCAGCTGATCTGAATTATCATGGATATAGCCATTCATGCTGTACATCTATTAATCATGTTGTTTGTCATGGCATACCAAATGAAAGACCTTTGCAAGAAGGCGATATTGTCAATGTTGACGTAACATTTATTCTTAATGGTTGGCATGGAGATTCAAGTCGTATGTATCCCATTGGAAAAATTAAGCGTGCTGCAGAGCGTTTATTACAAATAACTCATGAAAGCCTCATGAGAGGAATTGCTGCAGTAAAACCCGGAGCAACTACAGGCGATATTGGCGCTGCTATTCAGCATTATGCAGAATCTGAACGCTGTTCAGTTGTAAGAGATTTTTGCGGACATGGAATTGGTCAGCTTTTTCATGATGCACCAAATATTTTACATTATGGAAAACCAGGCGAAGGCGAAGAACTTAAACAAGGTATGATGTTTACTATTGAGCCTATGATTAATCTTGGTAAACCACAAATTAAGATTTTATCTGATGGTTGGACTGCTGTTACTCGTGATCGTTCTCTTACAGCACAATACGAACATACAATTGGTGTAACAAATGAAGGATGCGAAATATTTACTCAATCTCCTAAAAACATTTTTTATACTTTAAATTCAAATGCTTAA
- the radC gene encoding RadC family protein: protein MAKKTNKNGSAKNSHFELTSNVPSHLAPQMPQANNKKLSKNSKVNEYYQGHRERLRKRYLKTKGNAIEDYEYLELLLSRTILRADIKPIAKNLLASFGSLADVLKADIHRLQEIEGCGPATAIDLKIISDVAGRLARAQLYKRDIFSSWDKVLAYCKAVMAHETREQFRVLFLDKRNGLISDEVQQTGTVDHTPVYPREVISRALELSASGLILIHNHPSGNASPSKADISMTYRLKDAANALEITIHDHIIIARNNYTSFKELKLI from the coding sequence ATGGCAAAAAAAACCAATAAAAATGGAAGCGCCAAAAACAGTCACTTTGAACTAACATCAAATGTTCCATCTCATCTAGCACCACAAATGCCACAAGCGAACAATAAAAAACTTAGTAAAAATTCAAAGGTAAATGAATATTATCAAGGACATCGTGAGCGTCTTCGTAAACGCTATTTAAAGACGAAAGGTAATGCTATTGAAGATTATGAGTATCTTGAATTATTGCTTTCTCGTACTATTCTTCGAGCAGATATAAAACCAATAGCTAAAAACTTATTAGCGAGTTTTGGTTCATTAGCTGATGTATTGAAAGCTGATATTCATCGGCTTCAAGAAATTGAAGGATGTGGTCCGGCTACTGCTATCGATCTGAAAATTATTTCAGATGTAGCAGGACGTCTTGCTCGTGCACAATTGTATAAACGTGATATTTTTTCATCATGGGATAAAGTATTAGCTTATTGCAAAGCTGTGATGGCTCATGAAACGCGTGAGCAATTTCGTGTGTTATTTCTCGATAAAAGAAACGGCTTGATTTCTGATGAAGTACAACAAACTGGAACTGTTGATCATACTCCTGTTTATCCTCGTGAAGTCATTTCTCGAGCTTTGGAATTATCTGCATCAGGATTGATCTTAATTCATAACCACCCTTCAGGTAATGCTTCACCTTCTAAAGCAGATATATCAATGACATATAGATTAAAAGATGCTGCAAACGCATTAGAAATCACTATTCATGATCACATTATTATTGCACGTAATAATTATACAAGTTTTAAAGAATTAAAG